The Alnus glutinosa chromosome 7, dhAlnGlut1.1, whole genome shotgun sequence genome includes a region encoding these proteins:
- the LOC133872667 gene encoding uncharacterized protein LOC133872667, with translation MASPPEDRPKKESGQSLDTSRNHPLATITGHALPPGTDYTPVIGYPNLNPHVQPRFLPPQAYHGYLPSNACNNGACPYDQPRRAAYYNYPTHLNSSRSSGFRRGCVGMIIIFVFLSFVSAVMAWLILRPEFPVFRVDTFSVSKFNTSDSDFTANWDANVNVENPNHRLKVYFHKIKSWVSYKDNILSSSLNAEPSLFLDAMGHAVLHVKLSTNNSYDDQLAWVKWLEMDQDRNGGSVSYNLRMMVWSTFKRGWWGPRRGNLKVYCDDLEVRYAGHATNNRMLPPGQSRVCTVKA, from the coding sequence ATGGCTTCTCCGCCAGAAGACCGACCCAAGAAAGAATCAGGTCAGTCTTTGGACACGAGCCGGAATCACCCTCTGGCAACCATCACAGGTCACGCCCTGCCACCGGGGACGGATTACACGCCCGTTATAGGCTACCCGAACCTGAACCCACATGTGCAACCACGCTTCCTGCCTCCACAAGCCTATCATGGTTACTTGCCTTCGAACGCATGCAACAACGGCGCCTGCCCTTATGATCAGCCACGGCGAGCAGCCTATTATAATTACCCCACACACTTAAATTCCTCGCGCAGCTCAGGCTTCCGTCGCGGCTGTGTCGGGATGATTATTATATTTGTCTTTCTTTCGTTCGTGAGCGCCGTCATGGCGTGGCTCATTCTACGTCCGGAGTTCCCGGTTTTCAGAGTGGACACGTTCTCCGTTTCCAAATTCAACACCTCCGATTCGGATTTCACGGCCAATTGGGACGCCAACGTTAATGTTGAGAATCCCAACCACAGACTGAAAGTTTACTTTCATAAGATTAAGAGTTGGGTGTCTTACAAAGATAACATCTTGTCGTCCTCTTTGAATGCGGAGCCTTCGTTATTCCTGGATGCGATGGGACATGCCGTATTGCATGTGAAGCTATCCACGAATAACTCGTACGATGATCAGCTTGCGTGGGTAAAGTGGTTGGAGATGGACCAGGACCGAAACGGCGGGTCGGTGAGCTATAATTTAAGGATGATGGTGTGGTCGACGTTCAAACGTGGATGGTGGGGGCCAAGGCGCGGCAACCTGAAAGTTTACTGTGATGATTTGGAGGTTAGATATGCGGGTCACGCAACTAACAACCGAATGTTACCTCCGGGGCAGTCTAGGGTGTGTACAGTTAAAGCGTGA
- the LOC133872338 gene encoding NDR1/HIN1-like protein 2, whose amino-acid sequence MASLSEDQPKKERDQSSDTSQNHPPEIPTCHPPLPTNHTTETGCATVMGYPHPNPNPQWQPTDPQPYHGYPYVYAQPPPAAYYPSESCHSPMSGFLRGCLMVMIAFVFLSFVTTVMVWLIQRPALPVFRVDTFSVSNFNASSNTDFTASWDAKFTVENPNHKVKVYINRIDSFMFYRENMVSSSLKAEPLLLYSSGHIVLHVKLSTKNSDDQPVVPVVDKWVVEDMGRDRNGGTVSFNFRMLVSSTFKSDGWWTRGAKLKVFCDSLKVGFVGATGNGLLPPETPRVLCSVSV is encoded by the coding sequence ATGGCTTCTCTGTCAGAAGACCAACCCAAGAAAGAACGAGATCAGTCTTCGGACACGAGCCAGAATCACCCACCGGAAATTCCCACATGTCATCCCCCGCTACCGACGAATCACACGACGGAGACGGGTTGCGCGACCGTTATGGGGTACCCGCACCCGAACCCGAACCCACAGTGGCAACCGACCGACCCTCAACCCTATCATGGTTACCCCTACGTTTATGCTCAGCCACCGCCGGCAGCCTATTACCCATCCGAGTCCTGTCACTCGCCCATGTCAGGCTTCCTTCGCGGCTGTCTCATGGTGATGATTGCGTTTGTCTTTCTTTCATTCGTGACCACCGTCATGGTGTGGCTCATTCAACGTCCGGCGCTCCCAGTTTTCAGAGTGGACACGTTCTCCGTTTCCAATTTCAACGCCTCCTCCAATACGGATTTCACGGCCAGTTGGGACGCCAAGTTTACGGTTGAGAACCCTAACCACAAAGTGAAAGTTTACATTAACCGGATTGATAGTTTCATGTTTTACAGAGAGAATATGGTGTCCTCCTCTTTGAAAGCCGAGCCTCTGCTCCTGTATTCGAGCGGACATATCGTATTGCATGTGAAGCTATCCACGAAAAACTCGGATGATCAACCCGTGGTGCCGGTGGTGGATAAGTGGGTGGTGGAGGACATGGGCCGGGACCGAAACGGTGGGACGGTGAGCTTTAATTTCAGGATGCTGGTATCGTCGACCTTCAAATCTGATGGGTGGTGGACGAGGGGCGCCAAACTGAAAGTTTTCTGCGATAGTTTGAAGGTTGGGTTTGTCGGTGCCACAGGTAACGGACTGTTACCTCCTGAGACGCCTAGGGTACTGTGTTCAGTTTCTGTGTGA
- the LOC133873497 gene encoding short integuments 2, mitochondrial: protein MGGVKRVIKKGLGEMGFNAGGGAINWFPGHMAAATRAIRERLKVADLVVEVRDARIPLSSANQDLLPLLSSKRHILALNKKDLANTNIMHKWIHYFDSCKQDCISINAHSKSSVKKLLELVEFKLKEVISREPTLLVMVVGVPNVGKSALINSIHQIASQFPVNQKMKRATVGPLPGVTQDISGYKIAHHPSIYVLDTPGVLVPSISDIETGLKLALAGSVKDSVVGEERIVIYLLAVLNTRGTPLHWNHLNKRRLEGIRFDSEEKHEYKIKDLRPQRRKLPNNSNMIYVEDLVTEVQCALYLTLSEFTGNVEDEGDLEVLIEHQFEALQKAFKIPHVASQARLMISKKFLTLFRAGKLGTFILDDVPDVSSIS, encoded by the exons ATGGGAGGGGTGAAGAGGGTAATAAAGAAGGGATTAGGGGAGATGGGGTTCAACGCCGGAGGCGGAGCCATAAACTGGTTCCCGGGCCACATGGCGGCGGCCACTCGGGCCATCAGGGAGCGGCTAAAGGTGGCGGACCTCGTCGTCGAAGTCCGCGACGCCCGCATTCCCTTGTCCTCCGCTAACCAGGACCTCCTCCCCCTCCTCTCCTCTAAACGCCACATCCTTGCCCTCAACAAGAAAGACTTGGCCAACACCAACATCATGCAT aaatgGATTCATTATTTCGATTCGTGCAAGCAAGACTGCATTTCTATAAATGCTCATAGCAAGAGCTCTGTTAAGAAG CTTCTTGAGCTTGTGGAGTTCAAACTAAAGGAAGTGATTTCAAGGGAACCTACTCTCCTTGTTATGGTGGTTGGTGTTCCTAATGTTGGGAAGTCTGCTTTAATTAATTCAATCCATCAAATTGCGTCACAATTTCCTG TGAACCAAAAGATGAAGCGAGCTACAGTGGGTCCATTGCCTGGTGTTACCCAAGATATTTCTGGATACAAG ATTGCACATCATCCCAGCATATATGTCCTAGACACTCCAGGTGTATTGGTACCAAGTATCTCTGACATAGAGACAGGACTAAAGCTAGCTCTTGCAG GGTCCGTGAAAGATTCAGTGGTAGGTGAGGAGCGTATTGTTATATACTTGCTGGCAGTTTTGAATACTCGGGGGACTCCCCTTCATTGGAATCACTTGAACAAGAGAAGATTGGAAGGGATTCGATTTGATTCTGAGGAAAAACATGAGTATAAAATTAAGGATCTTCGGCCGCAAAGGAGGAAACTACCAAATAACTccaatatgatatatgttgag GATCTTGTAACAGAAGTCCAATGTGCTCTGTATTTAACTCTGTCAGAATTCACTGGTAATGTGGAAGATGAGGGTGACTTGGAGGTTCTTATAGAGCATCAATTTGAAGCACTACAGAAGGCATTTAAGATTCCTCATGTGGCCTCCCAAGCTCGTCTAATGATATCAAAAAAGTTTCTTACTTTATTTAGGGCTGGTAAACTTGGTACTTTTATCCTTGATGATGTCCCTGATGTCAGTTCTATATCATGA
- the LOC133872669 gene encoding uncharacterized protein LOC133872669, producing MTQLINDSSKPKSVESNEYSRASNELTESEPAENEVQSPIRGASKSRAKKSSMKDQKCIVFASTKRSSRSKQRATRGGYWKVTSKDQEILFEASLIGKKKISIYSMRGLLQTTKN from the exons ATGACCCAGCTTATAAATGATTCATCAAAACCTAAATCTGTTGAGTCAAATGAATATTCTCGTGCTTCCAATGAGTTGACGGAATCAGAACCAGCTGAAAATGAAGTTCAATCACCTATCAGAG GGGCCTCCAAATCCAGAGCTAAGAAAAGCAGCATGAAAGATCAAAAGTGCATTGTTTTTGCATCCACTAAAAGAAGTAGCAGATCAAAGCAAAG GGCAACCAGAGGTGGGTACTGGAAAGTGACCAGTAAGGATCAAGAAATCTTGTTTGAAGCGAGCTTGattggaaagaaaaagatttcGATATATTCTATGAGGGGCTTACTCCAAACGACAAAAAACTGA
- the LOC133874014 gene encoding uncharacterized protein LOC133874014 has protein sequence MDEEGFVVVGKRGKLRRSMSFDGLSLFSRKIEDLLYSHRSARILKRPCDIVVNMPIMPPREDDAYRDVRPISRWYRLQVPALLPLKSEEVEISPFWKGFIPKASTSAVLGSDLYYVGGLYLSDYYCFPPSVPDVLKLNLTSRTPNLVPADYSMISPRIDPLTLVVDQKLFVMSGYLPSPSCPYIPTAGARDGEMYDPKTNKWEPLPELPFKLGKRFIYATLENPNRILIAQIIKNQCPMIYEYAAMFYTYDVEHRVWSGLGKRRMHNNCPIGWEGWGETALTVANTIYWVTRDAHLLAYNVDKDMWIEGSLRGLGIPFLESDELLFLPGFVHLDGQLFGLLQSNDDEAFQLVIIDTLILGSSFQIFVVAVHRYKTEDPTIVTECFSFDVSSGPISATDDST, from the exons ATGGACGAGGAAGGCTTCGTAGTGGTGGGGAAGAGAGGAAAATTGAGGAGATCGATGTCATTTGATGGGCTATCTCTTTTTTCTCGAAAAATAGAAGACTTGTTATATTCTCATCGTTCTGCAAGAATTTTGAAGCGTCCTTGCGATATAGTCGTTAATATGCCTATTATGCCTCCGAGGGAAGACGACGCATATCGAGATGTTAGGCCGATTTCGAGATGGTACCGACTTCAGGTACCTGCCTTACTTCCTCTCAAGTCTGAGGAAGTAGAAATCTCTCCATTTTGGAAGGGTTTTATTCCAAAAGCCTCCACCTCGGCAGTTCTAGGATCCGATTTATACTATGTAGGTGGCCTTTACCTCTCCGATTATTACTGTTTTCCACCTTCGGTTCCCGATGTTCTTAAGTTGAACCTTACCTCTCGCACCCCGAATTTGGTACCAGCGGATTATTCTATGATTTCCCCGAGAATAGACCCTCTCACTTTGGTGGTGGATCAAAAACTCTTTGTTATGTCCGGATACCTCCCCTCTCCTTCTTGTCCTTATATTCCTACTGCTGGCGCTCGAGATGGTGAGATGTATGACCCGAAGACTAACAAGTGGGAACCTTTGCCTGAGCTTCCATTTAAATTGGGTAAAAGGTTTATCTATGCAACTCTTGAAAATCCAAACAGGATTCTTATTGCTCAAATTATCAAGAATCAATGCCCTATGATTTATGAATATGCTGCTATGTTTTACACATATGATGTGGAGCATCGTGTTTGGAGTGGACTCGGGAAGCGCCGAATGCACAATAATTGTCCTATTGGATGGGAAGGTTGGGGAGAAACGGCGTTAACTGTTGCCAATACTATTTATTGGGTAACACGTGACGCGCATTTGCTAGCATACAATGTAGACAAAGATATGTGGATCGAAGGGAGTCTTAGAGGCTTGGGAATACCGTTTTTGGAAAGTGATGAGCTCCTCTTTCTTCCTGGGTTCGTCCATTTAGATGGCCAGCTCTTCGGCCTTctgcaatcaaatgatgatgAAGCATTTCAGTTGGTCATAATTGATACACTGATTCTCGGGAGCTCTTTCCAAATTTTTGTTGTTGCCGTCCATAGATATAAGACGGAGGACCCCACTATAGTAACAGAGTGCTTTTCATT TGACGTATCAAGTGGTCCAATATCAGCGACTGACGACTCTACATGA
- the LOC133874024 gene encoding uncharacterized protein LOC133874024, which produces MDEEGFVVVGKRGKLRRSMSFDGLSLFSRKIEDLLYSHRSARILNRPCDIVVNMPIMPPREDGAYRDVRPISRWYRFQVPALLPLKSQEVEISPFWKGFIPKASTSAVLGSDLYYVGGLYLSDYYCFPPSVPDVLKLNLTSRTPNLVPADYSMISPRIDPLTLVVDQKLFVMSGYLPSPCCPYIPTAGARDGEMYDPKTNKWEPLPELPFKLGKRFIYATLENPNRILIAQILKNQCPMIYEYAAMFYTYDVEHRVWSGLGKRRIHNNCPIGWEGWGEMALTVANTIYWVTRDAHLLAYNVDKDMWIEGSLRGLGIPFLESDELLFLPGFVHLDGQLFGLLQSNDDEAFQLVIIDTLILGSSLQIFVVAVHRYKTEDPTIVTECFSFDASSGPISATDDST; this is translated from the exons ATGGACGAGGAAGGCTTCGTAGTGGTGGGGAAGCGAGGAAAATTGAGGAGATCGATGTCATTTGATGGGCTATCTCTTTTTTCTCGAAAAATAGAAGACTTGTTATATTCTCATCGTTCTGCAAGAATTTTGAATCGTCCTTGCGATATAGTCGTTAATATGCCTATTATGCCTCCGAGGGAAGACGGCGCATATCGAGATGTTAGGCCGATTTCGAGATGGTACCGATTTCAAGTACCTGCCTTACTTCCTCTCAAGTCTCAGGAAGTAGAAATCTCTCCATTTTGGAAGGGTTTTATTCCAAAAGCCTCCACCTCGGCAGTTCTAGGATCCGATTTATACTATGTAGGTGGCCTTTACCTCTCCGATTATTACTGTTTTCCACCTTCGGTTCCCGATGTTCTTAAGTTGAACCTTACCTCTCGCACCCCGAATTTGGTACCAGCGGATTATTCTATGATTTCCCCGAGAATAGACCCTCTCACTTTGGTGGTGGATCAAAAACTCTTTGTTATGTCCGGATACCTCCCCTCTCCTTGTTGTCCTTATATTCCTACTGCTGGCGCTCGAGATGGTGAGATGTATGACCCGAAGACTAACAAGTGGGAACCTTTGCCTGAGCTTCCATTTAAATTGGGTAAAAGGTTTATCTATGCAACTCTTGAAAATCCAAACAGGATTCTTATTGCTCAAATTCTCAAGAATCAATGCCCTATGATTTATGAATATGCTGCTATGTTTTACACATACGATGTGGAGCATCGTGTTTGGAGTGGACTCGGGAAGCGCCGAATACACAATAATTGTCCTATTGGATGGGAAGGTTGGGGAGAAATGGCGTTAACTGTTGCCAATACTATTTATTGGGTAACACGTGACGCACATTTGCTAGCATACAATGTAGACAAAGATATGTGGATCGAAGGGAGTCTTAGAGGCTTGGGAATACCGTTTTTGGAAAGTGATGAGCTCCTCTTTCTTCCTGGGTTCGTCCATTTAGATGGCCAGCTCTTCGGCCTTctgcaatcaaatgatgatgAAGCATTTCAGTTGGTCATAATTGATACACTGATTCTCGGGAGCTCTTtacaaatttttgttgttgcCGTCCATAGATATAAGACGGAGGACCCCACTATAGTAACAGAGTGCTTTTCATT TGACGCATCAAGTGGTCCAATATCAGCGACTGACGACTCTACATGA